From one Streptomyces mobaraensis genomic stretch:
- a CDS encoding response regulator → MADRFGSVTGAGEDDVEGARTDPVAGAAPRSEPIRVLVVDDHALFRRGLEIVLAHEEDILVVGEAGDGAEAVDKAADLLPDIVLMDVRMPRRGGIEACTSIKEVAPSAKIIMLTISDEEADLYDAIKAGATGYLLKEISTDEVATAIRAVADGQSQISPSMASKLLTEFKSMIQRTDERRLVPAPRLTDRELEVLKLVATGMNNRDIAKELFISENTVKNHVRNILEKLQLHSRMEAVVYAMREKILEIR, encoded by the coding sequence ATGGCGGACAGGTTCGGATCCGTGACCGGCGCCGGCGAGGACGACGTCGAGGGCGCCCGCACGGACCCGGTCGCGGGGGCGGCCCCGAGGAGCGAGCCGATCCGGGTCCTGGTCGTGGACGACCACGCGCTCTTCCGCCGTGGGCTGGAGATCGTGCTGGCACACGAGGAGGACATCCTCGTCGTGGGCGAGGCGGGTGACGGGGCCGAGGCCGTGGACAAGGCCGCCGACCTGCTGCCGGACATCGTGCTGATGGACGTGCGGATGCCGCGGCGCGGGGGTATCGAGGCGTGCACCTCCATCAAGGAGGTGGCCCCCAGCGCCAAGATCATCATGCTGACGATCAGCGACGAGGAGGCCGACCTCTACGACGCGATCAAGGCGGGCGCCACCGGCTACCTTCTCAAGGAGATCTCCACCGACGAGGTCGCCACCGCGATCCGGGCGGTCGCCGACGGGCAGTCGCAGATCAGCCCCTCCATGGCGTCCAAGCTCCTCACCGAGTTCAAGTCCATGATCCAGCGCACCGACGAGCGCCGGCTGGTGCCCGCGCCCCGGCTGACCGACCGTGAGCTGGAAGTGCTCAAGCTGGTGGCCACCGGCATGAACAACCGTGATATCGCGAAGGAGTTGTTCATCAGCGAGAACACGGTGAAGAACCACGTGCGCAACATCCTGGAGAAGCTGCAGTTGCACTCCAGGATGGAGGCGGTGGTGTATGCGATGCGGGAGAAGATCCTGGAGATTCGCTGA
- the hpf gene encoding ribosome hibernation-promoting factor, HPF/YfiA family — translation MDIVVKGRKTEVPERFRKHVAEKLKVDKIQKLDGKVISLDVEVSKEPNPRQADRSDRVEITLRGRGPVIRAEAAATDPYAALDLATAKLEARLRKQHDKRLDRRGNGRIPASGVGVAVDGAARLDDSGRLATETADEVPVTRMGPLEIRGEGPVVVREKTHTAAPMTLDQALYEMELVGHDFYLFVDSDTKMPSVVYRRHAYDYGVIHLNADPFAEVEPGGAGGALGG, via the coding sequence GTGGACATCGTCGTCAAGGGCCGCAAGACAGAGGTGCCCGAGCGCTTTCGCAAGCACGTGGCCGAGAAGCTGAAGGTCGACAAGATCCAGAAGCTCGACGGCAAGGTGATCAGCCTCGACGTGGAGGTGTCCAAGGAGCCCAACCCCAGGCAGGCGGACCGTTCGGACCGTGTCGAGATCACCCTGCGCGGTCGCGGACCGGTGATCCGGGCGGAGGCCGCCGCGACGGATCCCTACGCCGCGCTGGACCTGGCCACGGCCAAGCTGGAAGCGCGGCTGCGCAAGCAGCACGACAAGCGTCTCGACCGCCGGGGCAACGGACGCATCCCGGCGAGCGGGGTCGGGGTCGCCGTCGACGGCGCCGCGCGCCTCGACGACAGTGGCCGGCTGGCCACGGAGACCGCGGACGAGGTGCCGGTGACCCGCATGGGGCCGCTGGAGATCCGGGGCGAGGGCCCCGTCGTGGTCCGCGAGAAGACCCACACCGCCGCTCCGATGACGCTCGACCAGGCGCTCTACGAAATGGAGTTGGTCGGCCACGACTTCTACCTGTTCGTCGACTCCGACACCAAGATGCCCAGTGTTGTCTACCGGCGGCACGCCTACGACTACGGCGTCATCCACCTCAACGCCGACCCCTTCGCCGAGGTGGAGCCCGGCGGTGCCGGCGGAGCGCTCGGCGGCTGA
- a CDS encoding GNAT family N-acetyltransferase → MEPTSLTTERLLLRPFTPDDIPAVHAACQDPAIPRYTPVPSPYTLDDARLFVEERCPAGWRDDTAYTFGVFTRDDGRLVGSMSLIQLKLAAPERQAEIGYWTAKERRGRGYTVEAARETVRWAFQDLGAERLEWIAEAGNEGSRAVATKVGFRLDGTVRALIPHNGTRRDAWTGTLLPSDLGLPSATPYLPYPRRERPAED, encoded by the coding sequence ATGGAACCGACATCCCTCACCACCGAGCGCCTGCTCCTGCGCCCCTTCACTCCGGACGACATCCCGGCCGTGCACGCCGCCTGCCAGGACCCCGCGATCCCGCGCTACACCCCCGTCCCCTCCCCGTACACGCTCGACGACGCCCGGCTCTTCGTCGAGGAGCGTTGCCCTGCGGGCTGGCGCGACGACACCGCTTACACGTTCGGGGTCTTCACCCGGGACGACGGCCGGCTCGTCGGCTCGATGTCCCTGATACAGCTCAAACTGGCCGCCCCCGAACGGCAGGCCGAGATCGGCTACTGGACCGCCAAGGAGCGGCGCGGCCGCGGCTACACCGTCGAGGCGGCCCGCGAGACCGTCCGGTGGGCGTTCCAGGACCTCGGCGCCGAACGGCTGGAGTGGATCGCGGAGGCCGGGAACGAGGGCTCCCGGGCGGTCGCGACGAAGGTCGGGTTCCGGCTGGACGGCACGGTCCGCGCCCTGATCCCGCACAACGGAACGCGCCGCGACGCCTGGACGGGCACGCTGCTCCCGTCGGACCTGGGCCTGCCGTCCGCGACCCCCTACCTGCCGTATCCCCGCCGGGAACGCCCCGCCGAGGACTGA
- a CDS encoding Rv3235 family protein: MNRTTGPGRDTARRTAPPRRTDTRRPGAVPAARQLRAGIPRYWFAEQLLLTLSGQRPVHRMLGYTLPAAYDLLVELAPRAPLRPPAPGGGTPVVHRCDQFQPRPGVIEAYARIGSGDRVRALAFRLEQGTDRRWRCSAVELGGARA, encoded by the coding sequence TTGAACAGGACCACCGGACCGGGCCGGGACACCGCCCGGCGCACCGCACCACCGCGGCGGACGGACACCCGCCGCCCGGGCGCCGTCCCGGCCGCCCGGCAGCTCCGCGCGGGCATCCCGCGCTACTGGTTCGCCGAACAGCTCCTGCTCACCCTGAGCGGGCAGCGCCCGGTGCACCGCATGCTCGGCTACACCCTGCCCGCCGCCTACGACCTGCTCGTCGAGCTCGCGCCACGGGCGCCCCTGCGCCCGCCGGCCCCCGGCGGCGGAACCCCGGTCGTGCACCGCTGCGACCAGTTCCAGCCACGCCCCGGCGTGATCGAGGCGTACGCGCGGATCGGCTCCGGCGACCGGGTGCGGGCCCTGGCCTTCCGGCTGGAGCAGGGCACGGACCGCCGTTGGCGGTGCTCCGCCGTGGAGCTGGGCGGCGCCCGGGCCTGA
- a CDS encoding DUF6912 family protein produces the protein MRVYVPLTLPGLAEAHRTGELGPAPFDAYAVTPALREWYVSDDMEELEYAALGRAAQASLRRIATDPQAPRRRVVVAVDVPDREAAVDPDRGLDESALGEVRLSRPVPLAKAAAVHVDADDAEADVAAAAAALGAADQGDEDARFTVDGAEDHELMWFGVQEIPNLI, from the coding sequence ATGCGCGTCTACGTCCCTCTGACCCTCCCCGGTCTCGCCGAGGCGCACCGGACGGGCGAGCTCGGCCCGGCCCCGTTCGACGCCTACGCCGTCACCCCCGCGCTGCGCGAGTGGTACGTCTCCGACGACATGGAGGAGCTGGAGTACGCGGCGCTCGGGCGCGCCGCGCAGGCGTCGCTCCGGCGGATCGCCACCGACCCGCAGGCGCCGCGGCGCCGGGTGGTCGTCGCGGTCGACGTTCCGGACCGGGAGGCCGCCGTGGACCCGGACCGGGGGCTCGACGAGTCGGCGCTCGGGGAGGTGCGGCTGTCCCGGCCGGTGCCGCTGGCGAAGGCCGCGGCCGTGCACGTGGACGCGGACGACGCCGAGGCGGACGTCGCGGCCGCCGCGGCGGCGCTGGGCGCGGCCGACCAGGGCGACGAGGACGCCCGATTCACGGTGGACGGCGCGGAGGACCACGAGCTGATGTGGTTCGGCGTGCAGGAGATCCCCAACCTGATCTGA
- a CDS encoding winged helix-turn-helix domain-containing protein, with protein MTTAATAKGRRADISLSADEARRIALRAQGLLGAPDRRAGVRGVLRRLGAVQLDTISVLARSHELVPYARLGAVGRDAVESAYWTPRPAGGAAEPPHGFEYWSHAACVLPIEEWPLFAFRRRAFRERGHRWHIMADAERSCAAVRDRLLADGPLTATELGGAKKGGPWWDWSETKIAVEWLLDTGEVVCTERRGWKRVYDLAERAVPDALFHDGLDDAACIRRLVAQAGAAMGVATRADLAVYHRLKAEQVDAALEGSGLVPVDVAGWTAPAWADPAALDAESTARGQRHRTTLLSPFDSLIWDRPRTERIFGFTHRLEAYVPKAKRVHGYFAMPLLTGGRLAGRVDPAREGRTLVARQVSLAGAGAVAPMARALREAAEWVGCDDVRVERCDDARLGQALRTALTA; from the coding sequence ATGACAACTGCCGCCACCGCGAAGGGCCGTAGGGCCGACATCAGCCTCTCCGCCGACGAGGCGCGCCGCATCGCGCTGCGCGCCCAGGGCCTGCTCGGCGCACCGGACCGGCGGGCCGGGGTGCGCGGGGTGCTGCGGCGGCTGGGCGCCGTCCAGTTGGACACCATCTCGGTACTGGCCCGCTCGCACGAGCTGGTCCCCTACGCGCGGCTGGGCGCCGTGGGCCGGGACGCGGTGGAGTCCGCCTACTGGACGCCACGGCCGGCCGGTGGCGCGGCGGAACCGCCGCACGGCTTCGAGTACTGGTCGCACGCCGCGTGCGTGCTGCCCATCGAGGAGTGGCCCCTCTTCGCGTTCCGGCGGCGGGCGTTCCGGGAACGCGGCCACCGCTGGCACATCATGGCGGACGCGGAGCGCTCCTGCGCCGCCGTACGCGACCGCCTGCTGGCCGACGGGCCGCTCACCGCGACCGAGTTGGGCGGCGCCAAGAAGGGCGGGCCGTGGTGGGACTGGTCCGAGACGAAGATCGCCGTCGAGTGGCTGCTCGACACCGGAGAGGTGGTCTGCACCGAACGGCGCGGCTGGAAGCGGGTGTACGACCTGGCGGAACGCGCGGTGCCGGACGCCCTCTTCCACGACGGCCTGGACGACGCGGCGTGCATACGGCGGCTGGTCGCCCAGGCCGGGGCGGCCATGGGGGTGGCCACCCGGGCGGACCTGGCGGTCTACCACCGCCTCAAGGCCGAGCAGGTGGACGCGGCGCTGGAGGGCTCCGGCCTGGTCCCGGTGGACGTGGCCGGATGGACCGCACCCGCCTGGGCGGACCCGGCGGCACTGGACGCGGAGTCGACGGCCCGGGGGCAGCGGCACCGTACGACGCTGCTGTCCCCCTTCGACTCACTGATCTGGGACCGGCCGCGCACCGAGCGGATCTTCGGCTTCACGCACCGCCTGGAGGCATACGTCCCCAAGGCCAAGCGCGTGCACGGCTACTTCGCGATGCCCCTGCTGACGGGCGGCCGGCTGGCGGGCCGGGTGGACCCGGCCCGGGAGGGACGGACGCTGGTGGCCCGCCAGGTCTCGCTCGCCGGAGCGGGGGCGGTGGCACCGATGGCCCGGGCCCTGCGCGAGGCGGCCGAGTGGGTCGGCTGCGACGACGTCCGTGTGGAGCGCTGCGACGACGCACGGCTGGGGCAGGCACTGCGCACCGCGCTCACGGCCTGA
- a CDS encoding HAD family hydrolase codes for MTQHGAHIVWDWNGTLLHDVDAVMAATNASFAEVGLAPITLERYRDLYCVPVPRFYERLMGRLPSDAEWQVMDAAFHRHYAKYAVEAELAEGARQLLADRQAAGRTQSLCSLASHDDLIPLVRTYGIEHHFVRVDGRTGRSDRGKAEQMARHVAALEGMVPERVVVVGDAVDDALAAAHVGAKAVLYTGGSHSRASLSAAGVPVVDTLTEAVELAERLVV; via the coding sequence ATGACACAGCACGGGGCTCATATCGTCTGGGACTGGAACGGCACGCTGCTGCACGACGTCGACGCGGTGATGGCCGCGACGAACGCCTCGTTCGCCGAGGTGGGGCTGGCCCCGATCACGCTGGAGCGGTACCGGGACCTGTACTGCGTGCCCGTGCCGCGGTTCTACGAGCGGCTCATGGGCCGGCTGCCCAGCGACGCCGAGTGGCAGGTGATGGACGCGGCGTTCCACCGGCACTACGCGAAGTACGCCGTGGAGGCCGAGCTGGCGGAGGGGGCCCGGCAGCTGCTCGCGGACCGGCAGGCGGCGGGCCGCACCCAGTCGCTCTGTTCGCTGGCGTCGCACGACGACCTGATACCCCTGGTGCGGACGTACGGGATCGAGCACCACTTCGTGCGCGTCGACGGCCGCACGGGCCGGAGCGACCGGGGCAAGGCCGAGCAGATGGCCCGGCACGTGGCGGCCCTGGAGGGCATGGTTCCCGAGCGGGTGGTCGTCGTCGGGGACGCGGTCGACGACGCGCTCGCCGCGGCGCACGTGGGCGCGAAGGCGGTGCTGTACACCGGGGGGTCGCACAGCAGGGCGAGCCTGTCCGCCGCCGGGGTGCCGGTGGTCGACACCCTGACGGAGGCGGTCGAGCTCGCGGAGCGTCTGGTGGTGTGA
- the secA gene encoding preprotein translocase subunit SecA, whose protein sequence is MSVFGKIMRAGEGKILRKLHRIADQVNSIEEDFLTLSDAELRALTEEYRQRYADGESLDDLLPEAFATVREAAKRVLGQRHYDVQLMGGAALHLGYVAEMKTGEGKTLVGTLPAYLNALSGDGVHLITVNDYLAERDSEMMGRVHKFLGLSVGCILANMTPAQRREMYSCDITYGTNNEFGFDYLRDNMAWSQDELVQRGHNFAIVDEVDSILVDEARTPLIISGPADQATKWYGDFAKLVTRLKRGEPANPQKGIEETGDYEVDEKKRTVGIHEAGVTKVEDWLGIDNLYESVNTPLVGYLNNAIKAKELFKKDKDYVVMDGEVMIVDEHTGRILAGRRYNEGMHQAIEAKEGVDIKDENQTLATITLQNFFRLYNKLSGMTGTAMTEAAEFHQIYKLGVVPIPTNRPMQRKDQSDLIYRTEVAKFDAVVEDIAEKHAKGQPILVGTTSVEKSEYLSQQLSKRGIPHEVLNAKHHEREAQIVAQAGRKGAVTVATNMAGRGTDIKLGGNPDDLAEAELRQRGLDPVEHVEEWAAALPAALEKAEAAVKAEFEEVKALGGLYVLGTERHESRRIDNQLRGRSGRQGDPGESRFYLSLGDDLMRLFKAQMVERVMAMANVPDDVPIENKMVTRAIASAQSQVEQQNFETRKNVLKYDEVLNRQREVIYAERRRVLEGEDLHEQIQHFMDDTIDDYIRQETVEGFAEEWDLERLWSAFKQLYPVKVTIEELEEAAGDRAGITAEFIAESVKDDIHEQYAAREEQLGSDIMRELERRVVLSVLDRKWREHLYEMDYLQEGIGLRAMAQKDPLVEYQREGFDMFQAMMEGIKEESVGYLFNLEVQVDQQLEEVPVQAGEAPSLEKAPADAVPAARPEIRAKGLDAPQRPDRLHFSAPTVDGEGGVVEGDFTNDEGPVRSAADGMTRAERRKAQRNGGGGRRRKK, encoded by the coding sequence GTGTCCGTCTTCGGCAAGATCATGCGTGCAGGAGAAGGCAAGATCCTGCGCAAGCTGCACCGCATCGCGGACCAGGTCAATTCCATCGAAGAGGACTTCCTCACCCTCTCCGACGCCGAGCTGCGCGCCCTGACCGAGGAGTACAGGCAGCGGTACGCCGACGGCGAGAGCCTCGACGACCTGCTCCCCGAGGCGTTCGCGACCGTCCGCGAGGCGGCCAAGCGCGTGCTCGGCCAGCGCCACTACGACGTCCAGCTCATGGGCGGCGCCGCGCTGCACCTCGGATACGTGGCGGAGATGAAGACCGGTGAGGGCAAGACCCTCGTCGGCACGCTGCCCGCCTATCTGAACGCGCTCTCCGGCGACGGTGTGCACCTGATCACCGTCAACGACTACCTCGCCGAGCGCGACTCCGAAATGATGGGCCGGGTCCACAAGTTCCTGGGTCTGTCGGTCGGCTGCATCCTGGCCAACATGACGCCGGCCCAGCGCCGCGAGATGTACAGCTGCGACATCACGTACGGCACGAACAACGAGTTCGGCTTCGACTACCTGCGCGACAACATGGCGTGGTCGCAGGACGAGCTCGTGCAGCGCGGGCACAACTTCGCGATCGTCGACGAGGTCGACTCGATCCTCGTCGACGAGGCCCGTACCCCGCTGATCATCTCGGGCCCGGCCGACCAGGCCACCAAGTGGTACGGCGACTTCGCCAAGCTGGTCACCCGGCTGAAGCGCGGCGAGCCGGCCAACCCGCAGAAGGGCATCGAGGAGACCGGCGACTACGAGGTCGACGAGAAGAAGCGCACGGTCGGCATCCACGAGGCCGGTGTCACCAAGGTCGAGGACTGGCTGGGCATCGACAACCTCTACGAATCGGTCAACACGCCGCTCGTCGGGTATCTCAACAACGCCATCAAGGCGAAGGAACTGTTCAAGAAGGACAAGGACTACGTCGTCATGGACGGCGAAGTCATGATCGTCGACGAGCACACCGGCCGTATCCTCGCCGGCCGCCGCTACAACGAGGGCATGCACCAGGCGATCGAGGCGAAGGAAGGGGTGGACATCAAGGACGAGAACCAGACGCTCGCCACGATCACCCTGCAAAACTTCTTCCGCCTCTACAACAAGCTTTCCGGCATGACCGGTACGGCCATGACCGAGGCCGCCGAGTTCCACCAGATCTACAAGCTCGGCGTGGTGCCGATCCCCACGAACCGTCCGATGCAGCGCAAGGACCAGTCGGACCTGATCTACCGCACCGAGGTCGCGAAGTTCGACGCCGTCGTCGAGGACATCGCCGAGAAGCACGCCAAGGGCCAGCCGATCCTCGTCGGCACCACCTCGGTGGAGAAGTCGGAGTACCTCTCCCAGCAGCTCTCCAAGCGCGGCATCCCGCACGAGGTCCTCAACGCCAAGCACCACGAGCGCGAGGCGCAGATCGTCGCGCAGGCCGGCCGCAAGGGCGCCGTCACCGTCGCCACCAACATGGCCGGCCGCGGTACCGACATCAAGCTCGGCGGCAACCCCGACGACCTCGCCGAGGCGGAGCTGCGCCAGCGCGGCCTGGACCCGGTGGAGCACGTCGAGGAGTGGGCCGCCGCCCTGCCCGCCGCGCTGGAGAAGGCCGAGGCCGCGGTCAAGGCGGAGTTCGAGGAGGTCAAGGCGCTCGGCGGCCTCTACGTCCTGGGCACCGAGCGGCACGAGTCGCGCCGTATCGACAACCAGCTGCGCGGCCGTTCCGGCCGTCAGGGCGACCCCGGCGAGTCCCGCTTCTACCTGTCCCTCGGCGACGACCTGATGCGCCTGTTCAAGGCCCAGATGGTCGAGCGCGTCATGGCCATGGCCAACGTGCCCGACGACGTGCCGATCGAGAACAAGATGGTCACCCGGGCCATCGCCTCCGCCCAGTCGCAGGTCGAGCAGCAGAACTTCGAGACCCGTAAGAACGTCCTCAAGTACGACGAGGTGCTCAACCGCCAGCGCGAGGTCATCTACGCCGAGCGCCGGCGCGTCCTGGAGGGCGAGGACCTGCACGAGCAGATCCAGCACTTCATGGACGACACCATCGACGACTACATCCGCCAGGAGACCGTCGAGGGCTTCGCGGAGGAGTGGGACCTGGAGCGGCTGTGGAGCGCGTTCAAGCAGCTCTACCCGGTCAAGGTGACCATCGAGGAGCTGGAGGAGGCGGCCGGCGACCGCGCGGGCATCACCGCCGAGTTCATCGCCGAGTCCGTCAAGGACGACATCCACGAGCAGTACGCGGCCCGCGAGGAGCAGCTCGGCTCCGACATCATGCGCGAGCTGGAGCGCCGCGTCGTCCTGTCGGTCCTGGACCGCAAGTGGCGTGAGCACCTCTACGAGATGGACTACCTCCAGGAGGGCATCGGCCTCCGCGCGATGGCCCAGAAGGACCCGCTGGTCGAGTACCAGCGCGAGGGCTTCGACATGTTCCAGGCCATGATGGAGGGCATCAAGGAGGAGTCGGTCGGCTACCTCTTCAACCTGGAGGTCCAGGTCGACCAGCAGCTGGAGGAGGTCCCGGTCCAGGCCGGCGAGGCGCCCTCGCTGGAGAAGGCCCCGGCCGACGCGGTGCCGGCCGCCCGTCCGGAGATCCGGGCCAAGGGCCTGGACGCCCCGCAGCGTCCGGACCGGCTGCACTTCTCCGCCCCGACGGTGGACGGCGAGGGCGGCGTCGTCGAGGGCGACTTCACCAACGACGAGGGTCCGGTCCGCTCCGCGGCGGACGGGATGACCCGGGCCGAGCGCCGCAAGGCGCAGCGGAACGGCGGCGGTGGCCGGCGTCGCAAGAAGTGA